One window of Aliarcobacter lanthieri genomic DNA carries:
- a CDS encoding aminotransferase class IV family protein, producing the protein MESIRYFETIKCEDFEVFNLDFHNKRVSNTIGLNLNLQEYINPISGELLRCKLIYNDNDVIDVQYFPYNKREIKSFKIVFDDEIDYSKKYFNRENLDKLFFKKDTCDEIIIVKNGFITDTTIANIAIFEDGYWITPKTPLLKGTTRERLLERKQIIEKDISLDMLLDSSEIAIMNAMIGFEIIEKPKIIL; encoded by the coding sequence GTGGAAAGTATAAGATATTTTGAAACAATAAAATGTGAAGATTTTGAAGTTTTTAATTTAGACTTTCATAATAAAAGAGTTTCTAATACTATTGGTCTAAATTTAAACTTGCAAGAATATATAAATCCAATATCAGGTGAACTTTTAAGATGTAAACTTATATATAATGACAATGATGTTATTGATGTACAATATTTTCCATATAATAAAAGAGAAATAAAAAGTTTTAAAATAGTTTTTGATGATGAAATAGATTATTCAAAGAAATATTTCAATAGAGAAAACTTAGATAAACTTTTTTTTAAAAAAGATACTTGTGATGAGATAATTATTGTAAAAAATGGTTTTATAACAGATACAACTATTGCAAATATAGCTATTTTTGAAGATGGATATTGGATAACTCCTAAAACTCCACTTTTAAAAGGTACAACAAGAGAGAGATTATTAGAAAGAAAACAAATAATAGAAAAAGATATAAGTTTAGATATGCTTCTGGATAGTTCAGAAATTGCTATTATGAATGCTATGATAGGATTTGAAATAATAGAAAAACCAAAGATAATTCTTTAG
- a CDS encoding response regulator transcription factor — MKLSNLLVLYVYDKKVDEEIVTLLNKEFKKVFLAANLKEAQNSYKKYSPCIIIIEDSFKDRKMVDYLQEIRKIDIKTAFVILTNNKTNSYSLELMELYITKYIISPCKEEILYFSLLKCLDVIESRIYSNVKLKDNIFFNFQTQSIINDGEIIILNKKESILINLFIQNPNRVITYEELEYHIWNGESTQAALKSLIRDFRKKTYKTILKNYSGIGYKLNLEKNILGK, encoded by the coding sequence TTGAAATTAAGTAATTTACTCGTTCTTTATGTCTACGATAAAAAAGTAGATGAAGAAATAGTGACACTATTAAATAAAGAGTTTAAAAAAGTCTTTTTAGCAGCTAATTTAAAAGAAGCACAAAATAGTTATAAAAAATATTCACCTTGTATTATAATAATTGAAGACAGTTTTAAAGATAGAAAAATGGTAGATTATTTACAAGAAATTAGAAAAATTGATATTAAAACAGCATTTGTTATTTTGACAAATAATAAAACAAATTCATATAGTTTGGAATTAATGGAGTTGTATATCACAAAATATATTATCTCTCCTTGCAAAGAAGAAATTTTATATTTTTCTTTATTAAAATGTTTGGATGTGATTGAAAGTAGGATTTATAGTAATGTAAAACTAAAAGACAATATTTTTTTTAACTTTCAAACTCAAAGTATAATAAATGATGGAGAAATTATTATTTTGAATAAAAAAGAGAGTATTTTGATAAATCTTTTTATTCAAAATCCAAATAGAGTAATTACTTATGAAGAGTTAGAATATCATATTTGGAATGGGGAATCAACTCAAGCAGCACTGAAATCTTTGATTAGAGATTTTAGAAAAAAAACTTATAAAACTATTCTAAAGAATTATTCAGGAATAGGATATAAGTTAAATTTAGAAAAAAATATATTAGGAAAATAA
- a CDS encoding cysteine hydrolase family protein, which translates to MKQTALLIVDFQNDYFSTFEGAKFELEKTENASNNASKILEFFRKSQGNIIHVKHESPKGAAFFEIGTQGAEIHRSVQPQNNEVVITKNFPNSFKDTNLKEILDEINIKSLIIVGAMSHMCIDATTRAAKDFGYECTVLSDATVTRDLLFGDIVVPAKYVHASFMAALEFAYARIKTTSEILEGL; encoded by the coding sequence ATGAAACAAACTGCTTTACTCATAGTAGATTTTCAAAATGACTATTTTAGTACATTTGAAGGTGCAAAATTTGAATTAGAAAAAACAGAAAATGCTTCAAATAATGCTTCAAAAATATTAGAATTTTTTAGAAAAAGTCAAGGGAATATTATTCATGTTAAACATGAATCTCCAAAAGGTGCAGCTTTTTTTGAAATAGGAACGCAAGGAGCAGAAATTCATAGAAGTGTACAACCACAAAACAATGAAGTCGTAATAACAAAAAACTTTCCAAATTCATTTAAAGATACAAATTTAAAAGAGATTTTAGATGAAATAAATATAAAATCACTTATTATTGTAGGAGCAATGTCTCATATGTGTATAGATGCTACAACAAGAGCAGCAAAAGATTTTGGGTATGAATGTACAGTTTTAAGTGATGCAACTGTAACAAGAGATTTACTATTTGGTGATATAGTAGTTCCAGCTAAATATGTTCACGCATCTTTTATGGCAGCATTAGAGTTTGCTTATGCAAGAATTAAAACAACATCAGAAATTTTAGAAGGATTATAA
- a CDS encoding PhnA domain-containing protein has translation MGIFEDLSARSNSSCELCKSQEDLSIYEVAPSNSTIDDSVLLCCTCKNQFEENCELDPNHWYCLSEAMWSTVPAVQVLSYRMLKKIGNQELLDMIYLDDETLEWANKGLETFDENIIHKDCNGVVLNAGDTVTIIKDLEVKGAGFTAKRGTAVRNISLTSNPEQIEGRVNGVKIVILTQFIKKN, from the coding sequence ATGGGTATTTTTGAAGATTTATCAGCTAGAAGCAACTCATCTTGTGAACTTTGTAAAAGTCAAGAAGATTTAAGTATTTATGAAGTTGCTCCTAGTAATTCAACTATTGATGATAGTGTACTTTTATGCTGCACTTGTAAAAATCAATTTGAAGAAAATTGTGAACTAGATCCAAATCACTGGTACTGTCTAAGTGAAGCTATGTGGAGTACAGTTCCTGCCGTACAAGTTTTATCATATAGAATGTTAAAAAAGATTGGGAATCAAGAACTCTTAGATATGATTTATCTAGATGATGAGACTTTAGAATGGGCAAATAAAGGTTTAGAAACATTTGATGAAAATATAATACATAAAGATTGCAATGGAGTAGTTTTAAATGCTGGCGATACAGTTACAATAATAAAAGATTTAGAAGTAAAAGGAGCTGGATTTACTGCAAAACGAGGAACTGCTGTAAGAAATATATCACTTACATCAAATCCAGAGCAAATAGAAGGAAGAGTAAACGGAGTAAAAATAGTAATTCTTACTCAATTCATAAAGAAAAACTAA
- a CDS encoding aminodeoxychorismate synthase component I yields MNKEDIRIEINKFGSEKEPFLFIISYDLSKLYIQKLDSLSNIKYEINSIKTTQKLKKIDLKKFPLSFKDYKNKFDFIQEEIRKGNSYLLNLTAKTKIRTDLSLDTIYDNINSDFKLRVNINDDNFICFSPERFVQINNNQIFTYPMKGTIKADIKNAKEIILSNNKELAEHTMVVDLLRNDLGIVGLDVKVDEFRYIEKVNAGMQELYQVSSKISAKLKNDWVNNLGDIIVSLLPAGSITGTPKKKTVEILENIEGYDRDFYTGIFGIFDGDTFDSYVLIRFIEEKYGELFYKSGGGITCDSDASLEYEELLDKIYLPF; encoded by the coding sequence GTGAATAAAGAAGATATAAGAATAGAAATTAATAAATTTGGTTCTGAAAAAGAGCCTTTTTTATTTATTATTTCTTATGATTTAAGTAAATTATATATACAAAAGCTAGATAGTTTATCTAATATAAAATATGAGATAAACTCTATAAAAACTACTCAAAAATTAAAAAAAATAGATTTAAAAAAGTTTCCATTATCTTTTAAAGATTATAAAAATAAGTTTGATTTTATACAAGAAGAGATAAGAAAAGGGAATAGCTATCTTTTAAACCTTACAGCAAAAACAAAAATAAGAACTGATTTAAGTTTGGATACTATTTATGATAATATAAATAGCGATTTCAAGCTAAGAGTAAATATAAATGATGATAATTTTATATGTTTTAGTCCTGAAAGATTTGTACAAATAAATAATAATCAAATATTCACATATCCTATGAAAGGAACAATAAAAGCAGATATTAAAAATGCTAAAGAGATAATACTATCAAATAATAAAGAATTAGCAGAACATACTATGGTTGTAGATTTACTAAGGAATGATTTAGGTATAGTTGGACTTGATGTAAAAGTAGATGAATTTAGATATATTGAAAAAGTGAATGCTGGAATGCAAGAGCTATATCAAGTTAGTTCTAAAATTAGTGCAAAATTAAAAAATGATTGGGTAAATAATTTAGGTGATATTATAGTTTCTCTTTTACCAGCAGGAAGTATAACTGGAACTCCAAAGAAAAAAACAGTTGAGATTCTGGAAAATATAGAGGGATATGATAGAGACTTTTATACAGGAATTTTTGGAATATTTGATGGGGATACTTTTGATAGTTATGTTTTAATAAGATTTATTGAAGAAAAATATGGTGAACTATTTTATAAAAGTGGTGGAGGGATAACTTGTGATAGTGATGCCTCTTTAGAATATGAGGAACTTCTTGATAAAATTTATTTACCATTTTAG
- a CDS encoding fatty acid cis/trans isomerase: MKFQLFILILLSSIFFGCSSKPLDPVEFQKIDKDISFEKDIKPILDSRCVSCHSCYNSPCQLNLGSFDGLDRGSSKDSVYATRLSAANPTRLFVDALNTNDWRKKGFSSMTDKMEESNASIMMQYLFEKDRNPVNIGEYSPETDKLSCVKNKEELEDFLDDNPHKAMPYGFPALSKDEYNLLMTWLDNGAIDDTKKSFSTDFEKQQIKKFEDFLNKDEIKHKVTARYIYEHLFLSHIYFDENSENFFELIRSSTPTGQKPNIIATRFPYDEIKEPFYYRLQKVEGTIVHKTHMVYKIDDNKLKFYNDIFIKPLWMKEPYMPSYDMKIAPNALEVFEQIPANSRYKFLLEDIYFFVNTFIKGPVCKGQIALNVIQDHFWVMFLDPKYDLSVIDRNFLKNNFEYLKVPNQLGEDPSLYQTFKNLGHEKETKKYQEDRANIYQKYYPEGMKLEYIRKSEKNDSILTIYRHFDSASLHYGALGGVPKTLWVIDFPLLERIYYSLVAGFDVFGNTAHQLLVRTHMDRLRVEGESNFLEFLPKKSRIDYFNSWYIGWLAQYLTIYKPSNNETGIKYYSNDYKYEFTNMVLDYTNTKRDKINFIEKWYTPTPIEDSYSTKEDIEKALKALAMPSSVAITKYFTDRDANVILIRIILDNGENLIYSMVINRWHDNVALMFDEESRLNPAKDDIDFVEGFVSSYPSIFVVLKQEDLKDFFDLIKNYDNKIEQKKEIKDYAINRANPDFWKHFDWFSNEFKKSNPLEYGLFDLNRYYSTAINEEID; encoded by the coding sequence ATGAAATTTCAATTATTTATCTTAATTTTACTATCTTCTATATTTTTTGGCTGTTCTTCAAAACCTTTAGATCCAGTTGAATTTCAAAAAATAGATAAAGATATATCTTTTGAAAAAGATATCAAACCAATTTTAGATTCAAGATGTGTATCTTGTCACTCATGTTATAACTCACCTTGCCAACTTAATCTAGGTTCTTTTGATGGTCTTGATAGAGGAAGCTCAAAAGATTCTGTTTATGCTACAAGATTAAGTGCTGCGAATCCTACTAGGCTTTTTGTAGATGCTTTAAACACAAATGATTGGAGAAAAAAAGGATTTTCTTCTATGACTGATAAAATGGAAGAATCAAATGCTTCTATTATGATGCAATATCTTTTTGAAAAAGATAGGAATCCAGTAAATATAGGTGAATACTCACCTGAAACAGATAAACTATCTTGTGTTAAAAATAAAGAAGAGTTAGAAGACTTTTTAGATGATAATCCACATAAAGCTATGCCTTATGGTTTTCCAGCATTATCTAAAGATGAATATAATCTTCTTATGACTTGGCTTGATAATGGTGCAATTGATGATACGAAAAAATCTTTTTCAACAGATTTTGAAAAACAACAAATAAAAAAATTTGAAGATTTTTTAAATAAGGATGAAATAAAACATAAAGTAACTGCAAGATATATATATGAACATCTATTTTTGTCTCATATATACTTTGATGAAAATAGTGAAAACTTTTTTGAACTTATTCGTTCAAGTACACCAACAGGACAAAAACCAAATATAATAGCAACAAGATTTCCTTATGATGAAATAAAAGAACCATTTTATTATAGATTACAAAAAGTTGAAGGAACTATAGTACATAAAACTCATATGGTTTATAAAATTGATGATAATAAATTAAAATTTTATAATGATATTTTTATAAAACCTCTTTGGATGAAAGAGCCTTATATGCCATCTTATGATATGAAAATTGCTCCAAATGCTTTAGAAGTTTTTGAACAAATTCCAGCAAATAGTAGATATAAATTTTTACTAGAAGATATATACTTTTTTGTAAATACTTTTATTAAAGGTCCTGTTTGTAAAGGTCAGATAGCACTAAATGTTATTCAAGATCATTTTTGGGTTATGTTTTTAGATCCAAAATATGATTTAAGTGTAATTGATAGAAACTTTTTAAAAAATAATTTTGAATACTTGAAAGTACCAAATCAATTGGGAGAAGATCCGTCTTTATATCAAACATTTAAAAACTTAGGGCATGAAAAAGAAACAAAAAAATATCAAGAAGATAGGGCAAATATATATCAAAAGTATTATCCAGAGGGAATGAAACTAGAATATATCAGAAAAAGTGAAAAGAATGATTCTATTTTAACTATTTATAGGCATTTTGATTCAGCATCACTTCACTATGGAGCATTAGGTGGAGTTCCTAAAACATTATGGGTTATTGACTTTCCTCTTTTAGAGAGAATTTACTACTCACTTGTTGCAGGCTTTGATGTATTTGGAAATACGGCTCATCAATTATTAGTACGTACTCATATGGATAGATTAAGAGTTGAAGGAGAAAGTAATTTCTTAGAATTTTTACCAAAAAAATCAAGAATTGATTATTTTAATAGCTGGTACATTGGATGGTTAGCACAATATTTAACTATTTATAAACCATCTAATAATGAAACAGGAATAAAATATTATTCAAATGATTACAAATATGAATTTACAAATATGGTACTTGATTATACAAATACAAAAAGAGATAAAATAAATTTTATAGAAAAATGGTACACACCAACGCCCATAGAAGATTCTTATAGTACAAAAGAGGATATTGAAAAAGCTTTAAAAGCTCTTGCTATGCCAAGTAGTGTTGCTATTACAAAATACTTTACAGATAGAGATGCAAATGTTATTTTGATTAGGATTATTTTAGATAATGGAGAAAATCTTATTTATTCAATGGTTATAAATAGATGGCATGATAATGTTGCATTAATGTTTGATGAAGAATCAAGACTCAATCCAGCTAAAGATGATATAGATTTTGTTGAAGGATTTGTAAGTTCATATCCTAGTATTTTTGTAGTTTTAAAGCAAGAAGATTTAAAAGATTTTTTTGACTTAATAAAAAACTATGACAATAAAATAGAACAAAAAAAAGAAATTAAAGATTATGCAATTAATAGAGCCAATCCAGATTTTTGGAAACACTTTGATTGGTTTAGTAATGAGTTTAAAAAATCAAATCCTTTAGAATATGGTTTATTTGATTTAAATAGATACTACTCAACAGCTATAAATGAAGAAATTGACTAA
- a CDS encoding aspartate carbamoyltransferase catalytic subunit → MQHLIRTSDFTKEEILDIFSDAREFLSFKPCDILKGKIIVTLFFENSTRTRSSFEIAAKRLGAEVVNLDVGTSSTKKGETMYDTVANINAMKPDAIIIRHSECGLPESLIGYVDCPIINAGDGRHSHPTQALLDLFTIYEHFKGETDGKRIAIVGDVRNSRVAGSNRRLLPRFGIDVNLVAPDCFKYEGNEFKQFNTIAEIIDDMDIVMSLRSQLERHNITYFESLQEYAKDFCITTELMEGRDFLLLHPGPVNRNIDISDDVLKDPRCKVLEQVTNGVAIRAAILKKLILNKK, encoded by the coding sequence ATGCAACATCTTATTAGAACTTCTGATTTTACAAAAGAGGAAATTTTAGATATTTTTAGCGATGCAAGAGAGTTTTTAAGTTTTAAGCCTTGTGATATTTTAAAAGGCAAGATAATTGTAACTTTATTTTTTGAAAACTCTACAAGAACGAGAAGTTCTTTTGAAATAGCAGCAAAAAGATTAGGAGCTGAGGTTGTAAATCTTGACGTTGGGACATCTTCTACAAAAAAGGGTGAAACAATGTACGATACTGTTGCAAATATCAATGCAATGAAACCAGATGCTATTATTATTAGACATAGTGAATGTGGATTACCTGAAAGTTTAATAGGTTATGTTGATTGTCCTATTATAAATGCTGGAGATGGTAGACATTCTCATCCAACTCAAGCACTACTTGATTTATTTACTATTTATGAACATTTTAAAGGTGAAACAGATGGTAAAAGAATAGCTATAGTTGGAGATGTAAGAAACTCAAGAGTTGCTGGAAGTAATAGAAGACTTCTTCCACGATTTGGAATAGATGTGAATTTAGTTGCTCCTGATTGTTTTAAATATGAAGGAAATGAATTTAAGCAATTTAATACAATAGCTGAAATTATTGATGATATGGATATTGTTATGAGTTTAAGAAGTCAATTAGAAAGACACAATATTACATATTTTGAATCACTTCAAGAGTATGCAAAAGACTTTTGTATAACTACTGAATTAATGGAAGGAAGAGATTTCTTACTACTTCATCCAGGTCCAGTTAATAGAAATATTGATATTAGCGATGATGTGCTAAAAGATCCTAGATGTAAAGTTTTAGAACAAGTTACAAATGGTGTTGCAATCAGAGCAGCAATTTTAAAGAAGTTGATTCTAAATAAAAAGTGA
- a CDS encoding HPP family protein: MHFFFKQFKKINSENFDKSNLLWSWIGSFLGIIAITYFHTDFLDDTDLTLVVGSFGASAVLIYGAVNSPLAQPRNLIGGHIVSAIVGVIAYKLFSSNIILASAIAVSTAIFFMQITLTLHPPGGATALIAVIGSEQIHELGFLYVLVPVFSGAIILFLIAVFVNNIPKNRAYPESFKNYLKRHYQRYKRKSLKRRRKE; encoded by the coding sequence ATGCACTTTTTTTTTAAACAATTTAAAAAAATAAACTCAGAAAATTTTGATAAATCAAATTTATTATGGTCATGGATTGGTTCATTCTTAGGGATAATTGCGATTACTTATTTTCATACAGATTTTTTAGATGATACAGATTTAACTTTAGTTGTTGGTTCATTTGGAGCAAGTGCAGTTTTAATTTATGGAGCAGTAAACTCTCCTTTAGCACAACCAAGAAACTTAATAGGTGGACATATAGTATCAGCAATAGTTGGAGTAATAGCTTATAAACTATTTTCTTCAAATATTATTTTAGCTTCAGCAATAGCTGTTTCAACAGCAATATTTTTTATGCAGATAACTCTAACTTTACATCCTCCTGGTGGAGCAACAGCATTAATAGCAGTAATTGGAAGTGAACAAATTCATGAACTTGGATTTTTATATGTATTAGTTCCAGTTTTTAGTGGAGCTATAATTTTATTTTTAATAGCAGTTTTTGTCAATAATATACCAAAAAATAGAGCTTATCCAGAAAGTTTTAAAAACTATTTAAAAAGACATTATCAAAGATATAAAAGAAAATCTTTAAAAAGAAGAAGAAAAGAGTGA
- a CDS encoding L,D-transpeptidase, whose translation MNKFLAIFFLFSTILFAQEKYTIAVCATSTLEYALVCKKRIYDNMRGEVFIVKQQNKYFTNLNVYDDKEIAKVTLKHASKYVLEQKPYIKEIDENIVKKIDKRKLFIDMNEVIKPTQEIEIKEQNKVEEISINNDEIINTTNPINQESIIPLVSAIPDNLEIIGLLPYSEEPEISQKDDKQKDIVKNNLELKSEVDFGNLHDNNISPEDEDELLHISMEEYDAQNNQQIKTVYEKKSIPKNTLKQENKNSLNNYENLIIKVDSKTNIMEVFAKIGDKEEKIKSYIVSTGKNDIKKPLGIGKISQISLNPVWYPTEDTKKSFAKKGIILPNVVPANHKYNYMGAAKLNLTHEVDGKTTYRIHGTLNEKTLGRNESAGCIRMKNIDVLELTKLIEEFSNIKSLNRVKVILI comes from the coding sequence ATGAACAAATTTTTAGCTATATTTTTTTTATTCTCAACAATTTTATTTGCACAAGAAAAATATACAATTGCAGTTTGTGCAACTTCAACTTTAGAATATGCTTTAGTATGTAAAAAAAGAATCTATGACAATATGAGAGGAGAAGTTTTTATTGTAAAACAACAAAATAAATACTTTACAAATTTAAATGTTTATGATGATAAAGAAATAGCAAAAGTTACTCTAAAACATGCTTCAAAATATGTGCTTGAACAAAAACCATATATAAAAGAGATTGATGAAAATATTGTAAAAAAAATTGATAAAAGAAAACTTTTTATTGATATGAATGAAGTTATTAAACCTACTCAAGAAATTGAAATAAAAGAACAAAATAAAGTTGAAGAAATATCAATAAATAATGATGAAATAATAAATACAACAAATCCAATAAACCAAGAATCTATTATCCCTTTAGTTTCAGCTATTCCTGATAATTTAGAAATTATAGGTCTTTTACCTTATAGTGAAGAACCTGAAATATCACAAAAAGACGATAAACAAAAAGATATTGTAAAAAATAATTTAGAATTAAAAAGTGAAGTAGATTTTGGTAATTTACATGATAATAATATTTCACCAGAAGATGAAGATGAACTATTACATATAAGTATGGAAGAATATGATGCTCAAAATAATCAGCAAATAAAAACTGTTTATGAGAAAAAAAGCATTCCGAAAAATACTTTAAAACAAGAGAACAAAAACTCACTTAATAACTATGAAAATTTAATAATAAAAGTAGATTCTAAAACAAATATTATGGAAGTTTTTGCCAAAATCGGTGATAAAGAAGAAAAAATCAAAAGTTATATTGTATCTACTGGTAAAAATGATATTAAAAAACCTTTAGGTATTGGAAAAATATCTCAAATATCACTAAATCCAGTTTGGTATCCAACAGAAGATACAAAAAAGAGTTTTGCAAAAAAAGGTATAATCTTACCTAATGTTGTACCAGCTAATCATAAATATAATTATATGGGTGCTGCAAAGTTAAATCTTACTCATGAAGTTGATGGGAAAACTACATATAGAATACATGGAACTTTAAATGAAAAAACTCTAGGTAGAAATGAAAGTGCTGGTTGTATTAGAATGAAAAATATAGATGTTTTAGAATTAACAAAACTTATTGAAGAGTTTTCAAATATAAAAAGTTTAAATAGAGTAAAAGTAATTTTAATATAA